TAATCACTTCCTTAATGCCTGCACGTTTAGCGGCCAAAATCTTCTCTTTGATGCCTCCAACCGGAAGCACTTTGCCACGCAAGGTAATTTCACCGGTCATGGCCAGTTGTGAGCGAACTTTACGTTGAGTAAAGGCCGATGAAAGTGAAGTTAACATCGTTATACCGGCAGAAGGTCCGTCTTTAGGAACTGCACCTGCTGGAACGTGAACGTGTACGTCCCATAAGTCAAATAAACGTGGATCTATTCCAAATTTTTTGCCATGAGCACGTAAATAGGCTAAAGCAATTACAGCTGATTCTTTCATTACATCACCAAGGCTACCTGTTAATGTCAGTTTACCTTTGCCCGGGCTAATGCTCGTTTCAATGAATAAAATATCACCACCTACTTGTGTCCAGGCTAAGCCTGTAACAACGCCGGCAATGCTATTGTTCTCATATTCGTCTTTTTCAAATATTGATGGACCGAGTATTCTTTCTACGTCCTTTTCAGTAAGGGTAGTATTGTATTCTTCTTCTAATGCCACACTTTTTGCAACACCCCTTACGAGTGTCGCAATTTTCTTCTCAAGTGTACGCACTCCTGATTCACGTGTGTAATCTTCAATTACACGCTCAATTATTGAGGATTTAATAGTTACATCTTTTGATTTCAAACCATGGGCTTCCAATTGTTTAGGAATAAGGTATTTTTTGGTGATTTGAACTTTCTCTTCCACTGTATACCCGTTTACCTCAATAATTTCCATCCTATCGCGTAATGCAGGATGAATAGAGCCCAAGGAGTTGGCCGTAGCAATGAACATTACATTAGATAAGTCAAAGTCCAGTTCCACGTAGTGATCATAAAATGCATTGTTTTGTTCCGGGTCCAAAACCTCCAGTAATGCTGATGAAGGGTCACCCCGGAAATCATTGCCTACTTTATCAATTTCATCTAAAACGAAAACAGGGTTAGCAGATTTGGCTTTCTTTAAAGATTGAATAACACGGCCAGGCATGGCACCAATATAGGTTTTGCGGTGACCACGAATTTCTGCTTCATCTCTAACACCTCCCAATGCCATTCGAACGTATTTTCGTCCAACAGCCTTTGCTATTGATTTACCTAAAGATGTTTTACCCACACCTGGAGGGCCAACTAAACACAAGATTGGTGCTTTCATGTCGTGTTTTAATTTCAACACGGCAATGTATTCCAATATGCGATCTTTTACCTTTTCAAGGCCGAAGTGATCTTTGTCTAAAATCTTTTTCGCTCTTTTTAGATCAAAGTTATCTTTAGTGAATTCATTCCATGGCAAATCAAGCAGTAGCTCTAGGTAATTAGTAATTACAGAGTATTCAGCAGCTGCCGGATTCATACGAGCTAATTTCTCCAATTCTTTATTGAAGTGCTCAAGAACCACTTTGCTCCATTTTTTCTTGTGTGCCCGCTCGCGTAAATTTTGCACTTCCAGGTCAGGAGTATTGCCTCCTAATTCTTCCTGAATGGTTTTAAGTTGTTGATGCAAAAAATACTCGCGCTGCTGTTTATCCAAGTCAACTCTAACCTTGCTTTGAATTTGATTTTTGAGTTCGAGCATTTGCAGCTCTTTGGTTAAATGCTCTAAAACCAATTCGGCACGTTTTTTCAAATTAGTTTCTTCTAACAGCCGTTGTTTTTCTTCAACGTCAGCGTTCATGTTTGAACAAATGAAGTTGACCAGAAACGATGGGCTTTCGATATTTTTTATAGCGAATGCAGCTTCTGACGGAATATTAGGTGAGTTTTGAATAATTTGTGTTGACAGTTCTTTTAATGAACTGATCAGAGCTTTAAAAACTTTATCTTCTGAAGTCTTAGTTTCTTCAAATAAATTGATTTTTGCCTTAAAATAAGGCTCAGACTGAATCATTTCGCCTATTGAGAACCTTCTTTTACCCTGTATAATTACAGTTGTATTGCCATCAGGCATCTGCAAGGTTTTAATAATATAGGCTACTGTCCCAATTTGATTTAAATCATCGGCTGAAGGGTCTTCAATAGCAACATTCTTTTGCGAAACGACCCCAATGATTTTGTTCGCCTTATAGGCTTCTTTAATTAGTTTAATAGATTTATCACGGCCAACCGTAATTGGAATAACGACGCCTGGAAACAGAACCGTATTGCGTAAAGGTAAAATCGGAAGAATTTCCGGCATTTCTTCTCGGTTCATTTCTTCCTCGTCCTCAGGAGTCATTAACGGAAAAAATTCGGTTTCTTCTGTTATCATAGAATCTACGCTTTTTTTTATATCAAATGAATCGAATATGCTCATGTAAACTTTTTTCTTTTAGACTGTTTATTACATTCCTTAACAATTGATGATGGCCAATGTGTCAGTAATTAGGTAATAAGTTAGTAGCTAATGTTAAATTTCAAGACTTGTGCCATTACAAAAATAGCCTTTATTTAACTACGATGACTGAAAAAAAGACATGTTTTTGAGCCATAAATAAGTTATTTTTTTTTCCCCATTTGCATTTGCGATTTGAGCAAATAGGTGGTTGGTGTCAATTTGGTGACCTTTTTGAATATCCTGTTAAAATTGGAAAGATTGTTGAATCCCGATGATGAGCTAATTTCAGCAATGGTTAAATCTTTGTTAATTAAAAGCTTGCAAGCATTGGTAATGCGTATCTCGTTTAAGAAATTTAAATATGTTTTACGTGTTCGTACTTTAAAGTACCTGCAAAAAGCCTCTGGTGTCATATTGGCAACCTGTGCAACCTCCTCAATTGTTATTTTACGGTGGTAATGATTAATGGTGAAGGTTAAGATGTCATTCATTCTTTTTCCTTCCGATGCGTCATATGACCGTGCTGCTTTAAAATTTGATAGTTTAACAATTTCGGTTGATTTGGTCATGGAGTTAAACATGTTGAGCAACAATAACAGACGATCAAATCCTTCAAGTTGAAATACTTCTTGAATTTGTTGTTTTATTTGTTCTTCTAATAATCCGGTAAGTTTATAGCAGTTGGTTAGGCCTGTTATAAACGATTTAATGGAGGAGGCTTCTGGTAGATTAAGAAAATCTTTTCCGAATGAATCACTGTCAAAAAAGACGGTGATCATATGTGCTCCTAATTGCTCATCGTCATAATATTCTTGCTCGTTTTTAAATACGTGTGGAATATTGGAGCCAATTAAATAAACGTCATTGGGTTCAAAATTGCCAATGTAGTCACCAGCTAACAGCGTACCATGACTTTTTAATATTAATGTTATTTGAACTTCCGAATGTTGGTGCAGTTTATCATAAAAGTGAGGAACAGAGTCCTCCTGTAATAAAATAGAGTCTTTGTCTGTTTTTGGAATTTTGAATGGAATAATCTTCATAACAGCAATGATTGATTCAGTAATTAAATTAGGGTTCTAATATCGAAAATTGATTCAATATTTAGTGTATGAATTTGATTTGGGTTAAAATTGTATTTGTATTGATTAATTGCTAATCATGAAGGGGTTGGTAGGACGGTTACTTTTGCAATGTTAACAAGCAACAAAATATAAAAATGGAAAATTTAAATTGGAGCGGAGTGTTTCCTGCAGTAACTACAAAATTTACTTCAGATGATCAAATTGACTTCGTAACGTTTGAAAAGAATATTGATGCACAGCTTGATGCTGGCGTTGATGGAATTATTTTAGGCGGTACATTAGGTGAGTCAAGTGTACTAACTAATGAAGAAAAGGCTGAATTGGTAAAATTCACCGTTAAAAAGGTAGCTGGTAAAGTTCCTGTAATTCTTAACATAGCTGAGGGTTCAACCCGAGAGGCTGTTGCACAAGCGAAAAATGCTGAGCAATTAGGCGCTTCGGGATTGATGTTACTTCCTCCAATGCGTTATAAAACTGATCACAGAGAAACCGTTGAGTACTTTAAAGCTGTAGCAAAAGCAACAACTCTACCAATAATGATCTACAATAATCCAGTAGATTATAAAACTGAGGTAACTATTGAAATGTTTGCAGAATTGGTTGAGTGCAAAAATATTCAAGCTGTTAAAGAATCAACTCGCGACGTATCAAACGTAACCAGAATGATTAGCCGTTTTGGTGATCGCTTTAAAATTTTATGTGGTGTGGATACTTTAGCAATGGAAGAATTGTTAATGGGAGCACATGGTTGGGTTGCAGGTTTGGTTTGTGCATTTCCTGCTGAAACTGTTGCTGTTTTCCGTTTGGTTAAGGCTGGAATGATAGATGAGGCCCTTGAAATTTATCGTTGGTTCTTGCCATTACTTGAATTAGACATTCATCCAAAGCTTGT
Above is a window of Solitalea lacus DNA encoding:
- the lon gene encoding endopeptidase La → MSIFDSFDIKKSVDSMITEETEFFPLMTPEDEEEMNREEMPEILPILPLRNTVLFPGVVIPITVGRDKSIKLIKEAYKANKIIGVVSQKNVAIEDPSADDLNQIGTVAYIIKTLQMPDGNTTVIIQGKRRFSIGEMIQSEPYFKAKINLFEETKTSEDKVFKALISSLKELSTQIIQNSPNIPSEAAFAIKNIESPSFLVNFICSNMNADVEEKQRLLEETNLKKRAELVLEHLTKELQMLELKNQIQSKVRVDLDKQQREYFLHQQLKTIQEELGGNTPDLEVQNLRERAHKKKWSKVVLEHFNKELEKLARMNPAAAEYSVITNYLELLLDLPWNEFTKDNFDLKRAKKILDKDHFGLEKVKDRILEYIAVLKLKHDMKAPILCLVGPPGVGKTSLGKSIAKAVGRKYVRMALGGVRDEAEIRGHRKTYIGAMPGRVIQSLKKAKSANPVFVLDEIDKVGNDFRGDPSSALLEVLDPEQNNAFYDHYVELDFDLSNVMFIATANSLGSIHPALRDRMEIIEVNGYTVEEKVQITKKYLIPKQLEAHGLKSKDVTIKSSIIERVIEDYTRESGVRTLEKKIATLVRGVAKSVALEEEYNTTLTEKDVERILGPSIFEKDEYENNSIAGVVTGLAWTQVGGDILFIETSISPGKGKLTLTGSLGDVMKESAVIALAYLRAHGKKFGIDPRLFDLWDVHVHVPAGAVPKDGPSAGITMLTSLSSAFTQRKVRSQLAMTGEITLRGKVLPVGGIKEKILAAKRAGIKEVIMCKQNRKDVEEINPDYIKDLKFHYVTEMKEVIEFALLNDKVEYPLDLTIKEETKPVIAN
- a CDS encoding AraC family transcriptional regulator; the encoded protein is MKIIPFKIPKTDKDSILLQEDSVPHFYDKLHQHSEVQITLILKSHGTLLAGDYIGNFEPNDVYLIGSNIPHVFKNEQEYYDDEQLGAHMITVFFDSDSFGKDFLNLPEASSIKSFITGLTNCYKLTGLLEEQIKQQIQEVFQLEGFDRLLLLLNMFNSMTKSTEIVKLSNFKAARSYDASEGKRMNDILTFTINHYHRKITIEEVAQVANMTPEAFCRYFKVRTRKTYLNFLNEIRITNACKLLINKDLTIAEISSSSGFNNLSNFNRIFKKVTKLTPTTYLLKSQMQMGKKK
- a CDS encoding dihydrodipicolinate synthase family protein — protein: MENLNWSGVFPAVTTKFTSDDQIDFVTFEKNIDAQLDAGVDGIILGGTLGESSVLTNEEKAELVKFTVKKVAGKVPVILNIAEGSTREAVAQAKNAEQLGASGLMLLPPMRYKTDHRETVEYFKAVAKATTLPIMIYNNPVDYKTEVTIEMFAELVECKNIQAVKESTRDVSNVTRMISRFGDRFKILCGVDTLAMEELLMGAHGWVAGLVCAFPAETVAVFRLVKAGMIDEALEIYRWFLPLLELDIHPKLVQYIKLAETATGIGTEFVRAPRLTLVGQEREQVLSIINNGLAKRPALPEYMSL